The following are encoded together in the Mumia sp. Pv4-285 genome:
- a CDS encoding NAD(P)/FAD-dependent oxidoreductase: MSTPGSAASASSTPRHVVVAGAGMVGLSTAWFLQERGVQVTVVDRTGVAAGSSWGNAGWISPALTLPLAEPAVLKYGLKAMLSPTSPVYVPLTADPKLLRFLVGFARHCTPAKWRSAMAVFTELNRDALGTYDALSDGGDAGHAVREPLQDADPFLAGFASVEDRKTLVDELAHVVASGGSVDYDLLSADEIRSLEPTLGDGVRAGVRMLGQRYVNPPAYVASLADSVVARGGVIQSGFDVVDVVDRGARGVEVVSRDGERVGADAVVLATGTWLGELARSYGVKRVVQAGRGYSFTVVPEHLPKNPIYFPVQRVACTPLGDRLRVAGTMEFRSPDAPLEPRRIEAIVASARPMFTGVDWEARQEEWVGSRPCTTDGLPLVGATRSPRVHVAGGHGMWGIALGPLTGRMVADGLTGRALPSYARRLDPLR, translated from the coding sequence ATGAGCACCCCGGGCAGCGCCGCGAGCGCATCGAGCACCCCTCGTCACGTCGTCGTCGCCGGGGCCGGCATGGTCGGCCTCTCCACGGCCTGGTTCCTCCAGGAGCGCGGCGTCCAGGTCACCGTCGTCGACCGGACCGGCGTCGCCGCCGGCTCGTCGTGGGGCAACGCCGGGTGGATCTCGCCGGCGCTGACGCTGCCGCTCGCCGAGCCCGCCGTGCTGAAGTACGGCCTGAAGGCGATGCTCAGCCCGACCTCACCCGTCTACGTCCCGCTGACCGCAGACCCCAAGCTGCTGCGCTTCCTCGTCGGCTTCGCCAGGCACTGCACGCCGGCGAAGTGGCGCTCCGCGATGGCGGTCTTCACCGAGCTGAACCGTGACGCTCTCGGCACGTACGACGCCCTCTCCGACGGCGGCGACGCCGGCCACGCGGTCCGCGAGCCGCTGCAGGATGCAGACCCGTTCCTCGCCGGCTTCGCGTCGGTCGAGGACCGCAAGACGCTCGTCGACGAGCTCGCCCACGTCGTCGCGTCGGGCGGCTCGGTCGACTACGACCTGCTCAGCGCCGACGAGATCCGTTCCCTCGAGCCGACCCTCGGCGACGGCGTGCGCGCCGGAGTGCGGATGCTGGGCCAGCGCTACGTGAACCCCCCGGCGTACGTGGCCTCGCTCGCCGACTCGGTCGTCGCGCGCGGCGGCGTGATCCAGAGCGGCTTCGACGTCGTCGACGTCGTCGACCGGGGTGCACGCGGCGTCGAGGTCGTGTCGCGCGACGGTGAGCGAGTGGGTGCCGACGCGGTCGTCCTCGCCACCGGGACCTGGCTCGGCGAGCTCGCCCGGTCGTACGGGGTCAAGCGCGTGGTGCAGGCCGGTCGCGGATACAGCTTCACCGTGGTGCCCGAGCACCTGCCGAAGAACCCGATCTACTTCCCCGTCCAGCGCGTCGCCTGCACGCCGCTCGGCGACCGCCTGCGCGTCGCGGGGACGATGGAGTTCCGCTCGCCCGACGCGCCTCTCGAGCCCCGCCGCATCGAGGCGATCGTCGCGTCGGCGCGGCCGATGTTCACCGGCGTCGACTGGGAGGCGCGTCAGGAGGAGTGGGTCGGGTCGCGTCCGTGCACGACCGACGGCCTGCCGCTCGTCGGCGCCACGCGCTCGCCGCGCGTCCACGTCGCCGGCGGCCACGGCATGTGGGGGATCGCCCTCGGTCCGTTGACCGGCCGCATGGTGGCCGACGGGCTCACAGGGCGGGCGCTCCCCTCGTACGCGCGCCGGCTCGATCCGCTGCGCTGA
- the tadA gene encoding tRNA adenosine(34) deaminase TadA, which translates to MSSRAKDEALMGRALELATRALESADVPVGALVVDAEGAVIGEGWNARERDGDPTAHAEVIALRAAAHTRGEWRLDGCTLVVTLEPCTMCAGSLVLARVSRLVFGAYDDKAGAVGSLWDVVRDRRLNHRPEVRAGVRAEEASAQLLAFFAEHR; encoded by the coding sequence GTGTCCTCGAGAGCCAAGGACGAGGCCCTCATGGGTCGCGCTCTCGAGCTGGCGACGCGGGCCCTCGAGTCGGCGGACGTGCCCGTCGGCGCACTCGTCGTGGACGCAGAGGGCGCGGTGATCGGTGAGGGCTGGAACGCTCGCGAGCGCGACGGCGACCCGACCGCGCACGCCGAGGTGATCGCGCTGCGGGCCGCGGCGCACACGCGAGGCGAGTGGAGGCTCGACGGCTGCACGCTGGTCGTCACGCTCGAGCCGTGCACGATGTGCGCCGGCTCCCTCGTCCTCGCGCGGGTGTCGCGGCTGGTGTTCGGGGCGTACGACGACAAGGCGGGCGCGGTCGGTTCGCTGTGGGACGTGGTGCGCGACCGGCGGCTGAACCACCGTCCCGAGGTGCGTGCGGGGGTGCGCGCCGAGGAGGCGTCGGCGCAGCTGCTGGCCTTCTTCGCGGAGCACCGCTGA
- a CDS encoding ACT domain-containing protein, protein MLRIELPDVPGSLGAVATALGGAGADIHAIEIVEHRSDGKAVDDVLLELPVTTMPDKLITACHHLDGVRVQWISRYNAGANLSMDLEAVEAFTAEPSRALESLTEKIPETFRADWALLVARAHVGLQVLHATPTAPERVPDVEAWFTMTHAQRLSPVADWGSMVLAGAPVPQREAAVLFGRHGGPPILDSEIARLGHIVGLAASVSAAV, encoded by the coding sequence CTGCTGCGCATCGAGCTGCCGGACGTCCCCGGTTCCCTCGGTGCCGTCGCGACCGCGCTCGGCGGTGCGGGTGCAGACATCCACGCGATCGAGATCGTCGAGCACCGCTCCGACGGCAAGGCGGTCGACGACGTGCTGCTCGAGCTGCCCGTGACGACGATGCCGGACAAGCTCATCACCGCGTGCCACCATCTCGACGGCGTGCGTGTGCAGTGGATCTCCCGCTACAACGCCGGCGCCAACCTCTCGATGGACCTCGAGGCCGTCGAGGCGTTCACCGCCGAGCCGTCGCGAGCGCTGGAGAGCCTCACCGAGAAGATCCCGGAGACGTTCCGCGCCGACTGGGCCCTGCTGGTCGCCCGCGCGCACGTCGGTCTGCAGGTCCTCCACGCCACCCCGACGGCGCCCGAGCGCGTGCCCGACGTCGAGGCGTGGTTCACGATGACGCACGCGCAGCGCCTCAGCCCTGTCGCGGACTGGGGTTCGATGGTGCTCGCCGGCGCACCCGTCCCCCAGCGCGAGGCGGCCGTCCTCTTCGGACGGCACGGCGGGCCCCCGATCCTCGACTCCGAGATCGCGCGGCTCGGCCACATCGTCGGGCTCGCGGCGTCGGTGAGCGCGGCGGTCTGA
- a CDS encoding SDR family oxidoreductase, whose protein sequence is MTSTFTGQVAVVTGAARGIGAGVAREYARRGGRVALIGLEPDELAAVAAELGSAAAWWEADVRDTDAVKTAVDAAAAHFGRIDHVLANAGIASYGTVRQIDPEAFERVVDVNLNGVYRTLRAVIPHVIETKGYILVVSSLAAFTPLAGLAPYNASKAGVEALALATRQEMWVHGVKVGVCHPSWIDTDIVRGTEADLPSFKAIRGKLPWPANGTTTLEDCVTAVCDGMAKQKRRVYVPRGVVFANFTKPIISSALAEPIAKRMVRKTIPKMEAEVAALGRSHSAHVPVTKPK, encoded by the coding sequence ATGACCTCCACGTTCACCGGCCAGGTTGCCGTCGTCACCGGTGCCGCACGCGGCATCGGAGCAGGTGTCGCCCGCGAGTACGCCCGCCGCGGCGGCCGGGTCGCGCTCATCGGCCTCGAGCCGGACGAGCTGGCCGCGGTCGCTGCCGAGCTCGGCAGCGCCGCCGCCTGGTGGGAGGCCGACGTCCGCGACACCGACGCGGTCAAGACCGCCGTTGACGCCGCCGCTGCTCACTTCGGACGTATCGACCACGTGCTCGCCAACGCCGGCATCGCCTCGTACGGCACGGTCCGACAGATCGACCCCGAGGCGTTCGAGCGGGTCGTCGACGTGAACCTCAACGGCGTCTACCGGACGCTGCGAGCGGTGATCCCGCACGTCATCGAGACCAAGGGCTACATCCTCGTCGTCTCCTCCCTGGCCGCCTTCACCCCGCTCGCGGGCCTTGCCCCGTACAACGCGAGCAAGGCCGGCGTCGAGGCTCTCGCCCTCGCGACGCGTCAGGAGATGTGGGTCCACGGGGTGAAGGTCGGTGTCTGCCACCCGTCGTGGATCGACACCGACATCGTGCGCGGGACCGAGGCCGACCTGCCGAGCTTCAAGGCGATCCGCGGCAAGCTGCCGTGGCCCGCCAACGGCACGACGACGCTCGAGGACTGCGTCACCGCGGTGTGCGACGGCATGGCGAAGCAGAAGCGGCGCGTGTACGTGCCGCGCGGCGTCGTCTTCGCGAACTTCACCAAGCCGATCATCTCCTCGGCGCTTGCCGAGCCGATCGCGAAGCGCATGGTGCGCAAGACGATCCCCAAGATGGAGGCCGAGGTGGCCGCACTCGGCCGCAGCCACTCCGCCCACGTCCCGGTGACCAAGCCGAAGTAG
- a CDS encoding M15 family metallopeptidase codes for MSYSTSAPARGRRTRPTVLVVLGSAGAALVGFLVASSLAPSSSAAPPIAVESLAADDVQAVANLDPRLLEALRAAAADAADDGTTLYVNSGWRSPEHQRELLREAVSKYGSHAEAARWVATPETSPHVSGDAVDVGPSDARSWLSEHGAAYGLCQIYRNEPWHYELRPAAVDHSCPDTYADPTEDPRMGP; via the coding sequence ATGAGCTACAGCACCAGTGCACCCGCGCGAGGGCGCCGTACGCGACCCACCGTCCTCGTCGTCCTCGGGTCGGCCGGCGCGGCGTTGGTCGGCTTCCTCGTCGCGTCGTCGCTCGCGCCCTCGTCCTCGGCAGCCCCGCCCATCGCCGTGGAGTCGTTGGCCGCCGACGACGTGCAGGCCGTCGCCAACCTCGACCCCCGCCTCCTCGAAGCGCTACGCGCGGCGGCGGCGGACGCTGCCGACGACGGCACCACGCTGTACGTCAACAGCGGCTGGCGCTCGCCCGAGCACCAGCGCGAGCTCCTGCGTGAGGCCGTCTCGAAGTACGGCTCCCACGCGGAGGCTGCCCGCTGGGTCGCCACACCCGAGACGTCCCCCCACGTGTCTGGGGACGCGGTCGACGTCGGTCCGTCCGACGCCCGGAGCTGGCTGTCCGAGCACGGCGCGGCGTACGGGTTGTGCCAGATCTATCGCAACGAGCCCTGGCACTACGAGCTGCGCCCGGCCGCGGTCGACCACAGCTGTCCGGACACGTACGCCGACCCGACCGAGGATCCGAGGATGGGGCCGTGA
- the pntB gene encoding Re/Si-specific NAD(P)(+) transhydrogenase subunit beta yields MTAQSAATAAYIVASLLFILSLAGLSRHETSRNGVWYGITGMAVALVATFVLVLDVADGLSIALLLAAVAIGAAVGLWRARIVAMTQMPELIALLHSFVGLAAVLVGWNGYLAPNHLTGSLADIHNAEIFIGIFIGAVTFTGSIVANLKLSARMRSAPLMLPGKNAINLGALALFVILTVWFVITPNLVLLIAVTALALALGWHLVASIGGGDMPVVVSMLNSYSGWAAAASGFLLNNDLLIVTGALVGSSGAYLSYIMCQAMNRSFISVIAGGFGIEASTSDATDYGDHREITAADAADLLTNARSVVITPGYGMAVAQAQYPVADLVRKLRDRGIDVRFGVHPVAGRLPGHMNVLLAEAKVPYDIVLEMDEVNDDLAGTSVVLVIGANDTVNPAAAEDPTSPLAGMPVLRVWEAENVIVFKRSMAAGYAGVQNPLFFRDNSQMLFGDAKERVEDILRAL; encoded by the coding sequence ATGACCGCGCAGAGTGCTGCCACCGCCGCGTACATCGTCGCGTCGCTCCTCTTCATCCTGTCCCTGGCCGGGCTGTCCCGGCACGAGACGTCGCGCAACGGCGTCTGGTACGGCATCACCGGCATGGCGGTCGCCCTGGTCGCGACGTTCGTGCTGGTCCTCGACGTCGCCGACGGGCTCTCGATCGCGTTGCTGCTGGCGGCCGTGGCGATCGGGGCCGCCGTCGGCCTGTGGCGCGCGCGCATCGTCGCGATGACCCAGATGCCCGAGCTGATCGCGCTGCTGCACTCCTTCGTGGGTCTGGCGGCGGTGCTGGTCGGCTGGAACGGCTACCTCGCGCCGAACCACCTCACGGGGTCGCTGGCCGACATCCACAACGCCGAGATCTTCATCGGCATCTTCATCGGCGCGGTGACGTTCACCGGCTCGATCGTCGCCAACCTCAAGCTCTCCGCCAGGATGCGCTCGGCGCCGTTGATGCTGCCGGGCAAGAACGCCATCAACCTCGGGGCGCTCGCGCTGTTCGTGATCCTGACCGTCTGGTTCGTCATCACCCCGAACCTCGTCCTGCTGATCGCCGTCACCGCGCTCGCGCTCGCGCTCGGCTGGCACCTGGTCGCGTCGATCGGCGGCGGCGACATGCCGGTCGTCGTGTCGATGCTCAACAGCTACTCGGGCTGGGCCGCCGCCGCGTCGGGCTTCCTGCTCAACAACGACCTGCTGATCGTCACCGGCGCGCTCGTCGGATCCTCCGGTGCGTACCTGTCCTACATCATGTGCCAGGCGATGAACCGGTCCTTCATCTCCGTCATCGCCGGCGGCTTCGGCATCGAGGCCTCCACGAGCGACGCCACGGACTACGGCGACCACCGCGAGATCACCGCCGCCGACGCCGCCGACCTGCTCACGAACGCACGCTCGGTCGTCATCACCCCGGGGTACGGCATGGCGGTCGCTCAGGCCCAGTACCCGGTGGCCGACCTCGTCCGCAAGCTCCGCGACCGCGGCATCGACGTCCGCTTCGGCGTCCACCCGGTCGCCGGCCGTCTGCCCGGGCACATGAACGTGCTCCTGGCCGAGGCCAAGGTGCCGTACGACATCGTGCTGGAGATGGACGAGGTCAACGACGATCTCGCCGGCACCTCGGTCGTCCTCGTCATCGGCGCCAACGACACGGTCAACCCCGCTGCGGCCGAGGACCCGACCAGCCCACTCGCCGGGATGCCGGTGCTGCGGGTCTGGGAGGCGGAGAACGTGATCGTGTTCAAGCGGTCGATGGCGGCGGGCTACGCGGGCGTCCAGAACCCGCTGTTCTTCCGGGACAACAGCCAGATGCTGTTCGGTGATGCGAAGGAGCGCGTCGAAGACATTCTCCGCGCGCTGTAG
- a CDS encoding Re/Si-specific NAD(P)(+) transhydrogenase subunit alpha, with product MKIGVVKETSPGETRVAATPATVTQLIKLGYDVVVESGAGEASSFSDEAYVEAGASTAVRDEAWQADLVLKINAPSSDEIGLLRDDATLVSLIAPAFNEALVDELAQRRLTVLAMDAVPRISRAQSMDVLSSMANIAGYRAVVEAAHEFGRFFTGQVTAAGKVPPAKVLVAGAGVAGLAAIGAASSLGAIVRATDPRPEVADQVKSIGGEYLEVDVEQEVSTDGYAKATTEAYDRRAAEIYSEQAAEVDIVITTALIPGRAAPRLLTEADVASMKPGTVIVDMAAAQGGNVAGSVAGEKVVTPNGVTILGYTDLAGRLPTQASQLYGTNLVNLLKLLTPGKDGQLVLDFDDVVQRNVTVVREGEKTWPPPPVSVSATPVAATPAAKPAVVEEKPPRSPAVKWGLIGTGILALFLINAFAPAPLPEHFTVLTLAVVIGYYVIGKVHHALHTPLMSVTNAISGIIVVGAMLQISIDDGAENATIIRVLSFVAILLASINVFGGFAVTRRMLSMFSKD from the coding sequence ATGAAGATCGGCGTGGTCAAGGAGACCTCGCCGGGTGAGACACGCGTCGCTGCCACCCCAGCGACGGTCACGCAGCTGATCAAGCTGGGGTACGACGTCGTGGTCGAGTCCGGTGCAGGCGAAGCGTCCAGCTTTTCCGACGAGGCGTACGTCGAGGCGGGCGCCTCGACAGCGGTGCGCGACGAGGCCTGGCAGGCCGACCTCGTGCTCAAGATCAACGCGCCGTCGTCGGACGAGATCGGTCTGCTGCGTGACGACGCGACGCTGGTCAGCCTGATCGCGCCGGCGTTCAACGAGGCGCTGGTCGACGAGCTGGCGCAGCGCCGGCTGACGGTGCTGGCGATGGACGCGGTCCCCCGCATCTCCCGCGCCCAGTCGATGGACGTCCTGTCGTCGATGGCCAACATCGCCGGTTACCGCGCCGTCGTCGAGGCGGCGCACGAGTTCGGCAGGTTCTTCACCGGGCAGGTGACCGCTGCGGGCAAGGTGCCGCCGGCCAAGGTGCTCGTCGCGGGTGCGGGCGTCGCAGGCCTCGCGGCGATCGGGGCCGCGAGCAGCCTCGGCGCGATCGTCCGGGCCACCGACCCCCGTCCCGAGGTCGCCGACCAGGTGAAGTCGATCGGTGGTGAGTACCTCGAGGTCGACGTCGAGCAGGAGGTCTCGACCGACGGCTACGCCAAGGCGACCACCGAGGCGTACGACCGACGTGCCGCGGAGATCTACTCCGAGCAGGCCGCCGAGGTCGACATCGTCATCACGACGGCCTTGATCCCCGGCCGCGCAGCCCCACGACTCCTCACCGAGGCTGACGTGGCGAGCATGAAGCCGGGCACCGTCATCGTCGACATGGCTGCAGCGCAGGGCGGCAACGTCGCAGGATCGGTCGCGGGCGAGAAGGTCGTCACCCCCAACGGCGTGACGATCCTCGGCTACACCGACCTGGCGGGCCGCCTCCCGACCCAGGCGTCGCAGCTGTACGGGACGAACCTGGTCAACCTGCTCAAGCTCCTCACGCCGGGCAAGGACGGACAGCTCGTCCTCGACTTCGACGACGTCGTCCAGCGCAACGTCACCGTCGTCCGCGAGGGCGAGAAGACGTGGCCACCGCCGCCGGTCTCCGTCTCTGCCACGCCGGTTGCAGCCACTCCGGCCGCCAAGCCAGCTGTCGTCGAGGAGAAACCCCCTCGGAGCCCTGCCGTCAAGTGGGGTCTGATCGGGACCGGCATCCTCGCGCTGTTCCTCATCAACGCCTTCGCGCCCGCCCCTCTGCCGGAGCACTTCACCGTGCTGACGCTCGCGGTCGTGATCGGCTACTACGTGATCGGCAAGGTCCACCACGCGCTGCACACGCCGCTGATGTCGGTGACCAACGCGATCAGCGGCATCATCGTGGTCGGCGCGATGCTGCAGATCTCGATCGACGACGGTGCCGAGAACGCCACGATCATCCGCGTGCTGTCGTTCGTCGCGATCCTGCTGGCCTCCATCAACGTCTTCGGCGGATTCGCCGTGACCCGACGCATGCTCAGCATGTTCTCGAAGGACTGA
- the upp gene encoding uracil phosphoribosyltransferase, whose amino-acid sequence MDIHVVDHPLVAHKLTTLRDAETDSPTFRRLTDELVTLLTYEATRDVRVEAVQVTTPVAVAQGVRLAPPKPLIVPILRAGLGMLEGLQHLLPTAEVGFLGMIRDEETLEPATYAERLPDDLAGRQAYVLDPMLATGGTLSAAIEFLVSRGCSAITAICLLAAPEGIARIEADLADITVPVLLVVAAVDEKLNEVGYIVPGLGDAGDRLYGVV is encoded by the coding sequence ATGGACATCCACGTCGTCGACCATCCGCTGGTCGCGCACAAGCTCACCACGCTCCGCGACGCGGAGACCGACTCGCCGACGTTCCGCCGACTCACCGACGAGCTGGTCACGCTCCTCACGTACGAGGCGACGCGCGACGTCCGGGTCGAGGCGGTCCAGGTCACGACACCGGTCGCGGTCGCGCAGGGCGTACGCCTCGCCCCGCCCAAGCCGCTCATCGTGCCGATCCTGCGGGCCGGGCTCGGCATGCTCGAGGGACTCCAGCACCTGCTGCCGACGGCGGAGGTCGGCTTCCTCGGGATGATCCGCGACGAGGAGACGCTCGAGCCCGCGACGTACGCCGAGCGGCTGCCCGACGACCTCGCCGGCCGCCAGGCGTACGTGCTCGACCCGATGCTCGCGACCGGCGGCACCCTCTCGGCGGCGATCGAGTTCCTGGTGAGCCGCGGCTGCTCGGCGATCACGGCGATCTGCCTGCTCGCGGCGCCGGAGGGCATCGCCCGGATCGAGGCCGACCTCGCCGACATCACCGTCCCCGTGCTGCTCGTCGTCGCAGCCGTGGACGAGAAGCTCAACGAGGTCGGCTACATCGTGCCGGGGCTCGGCGACGCGGGCGACCGGCTGTACGGCGTGGTCTGA
- a CDS encoding type IV toxin-antitoxin system AbiEi family antitoxin domain-containing protein, giving the protein MEIENDPAIAAVAERHGGYFTTAEARDHGYGPGLLRAARARGGITKVRYGAWAPATSYERLTVTEQYAVRCLAVADKLGPGAVLTHHSAIAVRRLPLVAVDLSVVHVTRLDQRNGRTIAGVQFHEGSIPDGEVSDVDGRPVSGLARAVWESASLAHVRSGVVLMDAALQRGLVDRDQLERAEGRHRGWRGSPRASAALAFADGRAESPGESLGRWMFHVFDLPKPELQYDVFNEDGVFLGRADYAWPEWRHLGEFDGLRKYLRPYKEGDDASAVVVAEKRREELMCGQRYGMSRLIWNEVFTLDRRVAGAVRAQLKQSRRLFG; this is encoded by the coding sequence ATGGAGATCGAGAACGATCCGGCGATCGCCGCCGTCGCCGAGCGGCACGGCGGCTACTTCACGACCGCAGAGGCGCGTGATCACGGGTACGGACCGGGGCTGCTCAGGGCGGCACGAGCGCGTGGAGGGATCACGAAGGTCCGGTACGGCGCGTGGGCACCAGCCACCTCGTACGAGAGGCTGACCGTGACCGAGCAGTACGCCGTCCGCTGCCTCGCGGTGGCCGACAAGCTCGGCCCCGGCGCCGTGCTCACGCACCACTCTGCGATCGCCGTACGACGCCTCCCGCTCGTCGCCGTGGACCTGTCGGTCGTGCACGTGACTCGGCTCGACCAACGCAACGGGCGGACGATCGCGGGCGTCCAGTTCCACGAGGGATCGATCCCCGACGGCGAGGTCAGCGACGTCGACGGGCGTCCGGTGTCCGGGCTCGCACGAGCCGTGTGGGAGTCCGCCTCGCTCGCACACGTCCGCAGCGGGGTGGTTCTGATGGACGCCGCACTCCAGCGCGGCCTCGTCGATCGTGACCAGCTCGAGCGGGCCGAGGGTCGCCACCGCGGTTGGCGGGGGAGCCCGCGCGCCTCGGCTGCACTCGCGTTCGCCGACGGACGCGCGGAGTCGCCTGGCGAGTCGCTCGGCCGGTGGATGTTCCACGTGTTCGACCTGCCGAAGCCCGAGCTGCAGTACGACGTGTTCAACGAGGATGGGGTCTTCCTCGGACGAGCCGACTACGCCTGGCCGGAATGGCGCCACCTCGGCGAGTTCGACGGGCTCCGCAAGTACCTCCGGCCGTACAAGGAGGGTGACGACGCGTCCGCCGTCGTGGTGGCCGAGAAGCGCCGCGAGGAGCTGATGTGCGGTCAGCGGTACGGCATGTCGCGCCTGATCTGGAACGAGGTGTTCACGCTGGACCGCAGGGTCGCCGGTGCCGTGCGTGCGCAGCTGAAGCAGTCGCGTCGCCTGTTCGGCTGA
- a CDS encoding tRNA adenosine deaminase-associated protein has product MQDDVDVAVVAYREEGVWSLTRLPHGVGEDVVELERALRPFPSECGVIGMVAIDEDFFVLARVSGDHTRLLLSDVTAVDEWPLASSVADELGLPDPEDDDDPQPAGDMEILTDLGITAIDLAVMLDDPDAYPDEVLGDIAERLGFGAAYQALVG; this is encoded by the coding sequence GTGCAGGACGACGTGGACGTCGCGGTCGTCGCCTACCGCGAGGAGGGTGTGTGGTCGCTGACGCGTCTCCCTCACGGGGTGGGTGAGGACGTCGTGGAGCTCGAGCGCGCCCTTCGACCCTTCCCTTCGGAGTGCGGTGTGATCGGCATGGTCGCGATCGACGAGGACTTCTTCGTCCTCGCCCGCGTCTCCGGCGACCACACGCGCCTCCTGCTGTCCGACGTCACCGCGGTGGACGAGTGGCCGCTGGCGAGCTCGGTGGCCGACGAGCTCGGCCTGCCCGACCCGGAGGACGACGACGACCCGCAGCCGGCCGGTGACATGGAGATCCTCACCGACCTCGGCATCACGGCCATCGACCTCGCCGTGATGCTCGACGACCCGGACGCCTATCCCGACGAGGTCCTCGGTGACATCGCCGAACGCCTCGGGTTCGGCGCCGCCTACCAGGCGCTCGTCGGCTGA
- a CDS encoding PucR family transcriptional regulator produces the protein MDLRDEDLTSLANSLAELVGAPITIEDPQSSVLAYSNSLDADRSQAVDDARITTILGRQVPPHYRALLDEAGVYGQIARSSDVVMVDLPGSGMTRRAIVAVRDDTGTLLGSVWAAVPTGLTDVQRQALLAGAPVVARGLVRERQRADSSRRRTVEVVEALLRGGDDATRAAESAGLRAPCTALVLATDRTHESVPAHRAGAFVLHLAAVAPSAAAAQVDDVVYAVVSGDEAGASRLARDFLARTRGRLVIGVGRTVGSAEEIDVSARDADAVVRAVRRRGRTGVVETVRGVLADVVALRASDALAGYEEFSPLSSLERFDAEHHADLLESARSYLAHGGDVAAAAAALHVHPNTLRNRLRRASQAAGVDVDDPDTRLLLGLHLKLRDLI, from the coding sequence ATGGACCTGCGTGACGAGGATCTGACGTCCTTGGCGAACTCGCTCGCCGAGCTCGTCGGTGCGCCGATCACCATCGAGGACCCCCAGTCGAGCGTCCTCGCCTACTCCAACAGCCTCGACGCCGACCGCTCGCAGGCCGTCGACGACGCACGGATCACGACGATCCTGGGACGTCAGGTGCCGCCGCACTACCGCGCGCTGCTCGACGAGGCGGGCGTGTACGGGCAGATCGCGCGCTCCAGCGACGTCGTGATGGTCGACCTGCCCGGTTCCGGCATGACCCGCCGCGCGATCGTGGCCGTCCGCGACGACACCGGCACCCTGCTCGGATCGGTGTGGGCGGCGGTGCCGACCGGTCTCACCGACGTGCAGCGGCAGGCCCTGCTCGCGGGTGCTCCGGTGGTGGCGCGTGGGCTCGTCCGTGAGCGGCAGCGGGCGGACTCGTCGCGGCGTCGCACGGTCGAGGTCGTCGAGGCGTTGCTGCGCGGCGGCGACGACGCGACTCGCGCCGCCGAGTCCGCGGGGCTGCGGGCACCGTGCACCGCTCTCGTCCTCGCCACCGACCGCACGCACGAGAGCGTCCCCGCACACCGCGCGGGCGCCTTCGTGCTCCACCTCGCCGCCGTCGCGCCGAGCGCGGCTGCCGCGCAGGTCGACGACGTCGTCTACGCGGTCGTCTCCGGTGACGAGGCAGGCGCCTCCCGGCTCGCCCGCGACTTCCTGGCACGGACCCGCGGTCGGCTCGTGATCGGTGTCGGGCGCACGGTGGGGTCCGCCGAGGAGATCGACGTCTCGGCCCGCGACGCGGACGCGGTCGTGCGGGCGGTCCGCCGCCGCGGGCGTACGGGGGTGGTCGAGACCGTCCGGGGCGTCCTCGCTGACGTGGTCGCGCTCCGGGCGTCCGACGCGTTGGCCGGGTACGAGGAGTTCAGCCCGCTGTCGTCGCTCGAGCGGTTCGACGCCGAGCACCACGCCGACCTGCTGGAGAGCGCCCGCTCCTACCTCGCCCACGGCGGAGACGTCGCCGCGGCCGCGGCCGCCCTGCACGTCCACCCCAACACGCTGCGCAACCGCCTGCGGCGCGCGTCGCAGGCGGCGGGAGTCGACGTCGACGACCCGGACACACGACTGCTGCTCGGGCTGCACCTGAAGCTGCGCGACCTGATCTGA